One part of the Caproiciproducens sp. CPB-2 genome encodes these proteins:
- a CDS encoding DUF3810 domain-containing protein, which produces MKKFLPLRRIRLLAFAPVALLLTLAAQNHPDFAEWYANTIYPVLSRGVNRVTSLAPFSVMEVLIVLLCAGAVFYMIFFIAKIIHNRGKRRKIFSLFAINLICIASVLYFAFVVSCGINYYRYPFSQTCGLEIRPSSKVELTALCTGLANRANELRKGVRTDRNSVMRLNMEDMEATAKKARTAFDAVSGDYPLLRAGYGPPKPVFFSRLMSYCDTTGIFFPFTFEANVNVDIPDYSIPLTMCHELSHLRGYMREDEANFIGYLACEKSGDTDFRYSGTMLAYIYASNALSGTDPSAANQIYGTLSDGVRRDLENNSAYWKQFEGPVATAANQVNDSYLKANKQTDGVKSYGRMVDLLLAEYRAKKGTG; this is translated from the coding sequence TTGAAAAAATTCCTTCCTCTCAGGCGAATCCGGCTCCTTGCGTTTGCACCGGTCGCCCTACTGCTTACCCTTGCCGCACAAAACCATCCCGATTTTGCGGAATGGTACGCGAACACCATTTATCCCGTTTTGTCGCGCGGGGTGAACCGCGTCACTTCCCTTGCCCCGTTTTCCGTTATGGAGGTCCTGATTGTCCTTCTTTGCGCGGGCGCCGTTTTTTATATGATTTTCTTTATTGCCAAAATCATACATAACCGCGGAAAACGAAGAAAAATATTTTCTCTTTTCGCAATTAACCTGATATGCATTGCCAGTGTGCTGTATTTTGCGTTTGTGGTTTCCTGCGGAATCAATTATTACCGCTACCCCTTCTCGCAGACCTGCGGGCTGGAAATCCGGCCTTCGTCCAAAGTCGAGCTGACGGCGCTCTGTACCGGCCTTGCCAATCGGGCAAACGAGTTACGGAAAGGAGTCCGGACCGACCGGAATTCCGTCATGCGGCTGAACATGGAGGATATGGAGGCGACGGCAAAAAAGGCGAGAACGGCGTTTGACGCGGTCAGCGGGGACTATCCGCTTCTGCGCGCGGGGTACGGCCCGCCGAAGCCGGTGTTTTTCTCCCGGCTGATGTCCTACTGTGACACTACGGGCATCTTTTTCCCGTTTACCTTTGAAGCGAATGTCAACGTGGATATCCCCGATTATTCCATCCCGCTGACCATGTGCCACGAGCTTTCCCATCTGCGCGGATATATGCGCGAGGACGAGGCAAATTTCATCGGCTACCTTGCCTGTGAAAAAAGTGGGGACACGGATTTCCGGTATTCGGGGACGATGCTCGCCTACATCTACGCTTCCAACGCGCTTTCCGGCACGGACCCGTCGGCGGCAAATCAGATCTACGGGACCCTGAGCGACGGCGTCAGGCGCGATCTGGAAAACAATTCCGCGTACTGGAAGCAGTTTGAGGGGCCGGTCGCCACCGCCGCCAACCAGGTCAACGATTCGTATCTGAAAGCCAACAAGCAGACGGACGGCGTAAAAAGCTACGGCCGGATGGTCGACCTGCTGCTTGCCGAATACCGCGCAAAAAAAGGAACCGGCTGA
- a CDS encoding PASTA domain-containing protein has protein sequence MTGFDNLCMNCMSDTNGKPECSNCGFSSSEPQMRHALPYRTRLQNRYIVGRAKKSNGEGITYIGYDTVLNIPIELREFFPQTLCERPANGTDIRVIGGSEIIFDECLAAFLNYSREIAHMRELSAIVQIYDIFEENHTAYTVSEWSESITLRYFVERSGGNLGWNAARQLFMPVLSALSSMQAAGIRHLGISPDTLNIMQDGRMKLGSFCIGAVRRMDTDLPPDLVPGCAAIEQYVMDYVPNESTDVYGFAASLFFALTGTMPQEALKRRNDMRLLIPTSIMRSLPPHVVTAMANALQVSPDKRTPTFERLRAELSAAPTVTATIEDTQRIHRSAPEPEEDDGKKGVPNFVWVILTCVAALIVFTIVGIIWISNTGRGDTETLASEASQIESAAADSLEMTMDSVDSADSADPNLIEAPDLVGQVFREQTNSGESSSSQDYQVLLSSKQFSDTIPEGSIISQSPVAGTKMARGTAIVVVVSEGAAVRTLPPIAGKTLAEASEAVTSAGFTPTKTEEYSSDVEKGMVVGYKDVREGSQMAYGSQVAIVVSKGPAPDGASGTASDSAP, from the coding sequence ATGACTGGCTTTGACAATCTATGCATGAACTGCATGTCCGATACAAACGGCAAACCCGAATGTTCCAACTGCGGCTTCAGTTCTTCCGAGCCACAAATGCGCCATGCGCTTCCGTACAGGACCAGACTGCAGAACCGGTATATCGTCGGCCGCGCGAAAAAGAGCAACGGCGAAGGAATTACCTATATCGGCTACGATACGGTTCTGAACATACCGATTGAGCTGCGCGAGTTTTTTCCGCAGACCCTGTGCGAAAGACCCGCCAACGGGACGGATATCCGTGTGATCGGCGGCAGCGAGATCATCTTTGACGAATGTCTCGCCGCTTTTCTGAATTATTCCAGGGAGATCGCGCACATGCGCGAGCTTTCCGCCATCGTACAGATTTACGATATCTTTGAAGAAAATCATACGGCCTATACCGTTTCCGAGTGGAGCGAAAGCATTACGCTCCGCTATTTTGTCGAGCGCAGCGGCGGCAACCTCGGCTGGAACGCCGCCCGTCAGCTCTTTATGCCCGTTCTGTCCGCGCTCAGCTCGATGCAGGCGGCGGGGATCAGGCATCTTGGCATTTCTCCCGATACCCTGAATATCATGCAGGACGGCAGGATGAAGCTCGGCAGCTTCTGCATCGGCGCCGTCCGGCGGATGGACACGGATCTGCCGCCGGACCTTGTTCCCGGCTGCGCCGCCATAGAGCAGTATGTGATGGACTATGTCCCCAACGAATCGACGGATGTCTATGGCTTTGCCGCGTCCCTGTTTTTCGCCCTGACGGGCACCATGCCGCAGGAAGCCTTAAAAAGGCGCAACGATATGCGGCTTTTGATTCCGACCAGCATTATGCGCAGCCTGCCGCCCCACGTGGTGACGGCGATGGCCAACGCGCTGCAGGTTTCCCCGGACAAACGCACCCCCACCTTTGAACGGCTGCGCGCCGAGCTTTCCGCCGCGCCGACCGTCACGGCGACCATTGAGGATACCCAGAGAATCCACAGGTCCGCCCCTGAGCCGGAGGAGGACGACGGAAAAAAGGGCGTTCCCAATTTCGTATGGGTGATCCTGACCTGTGTGGCGGCGCTGATCGTGTTCACCATCGTGGGGATTATCTGGATTTCCAACACCGGGCGGGGGGATACGGAAACGCTCGCCTCGGAAGCCTCCCAGATTGAGTCCGCGGCCGCGGATTCGCTGGAAATGACGATGGATTCCGTGGATTCCGCGGATTCCGCCGACCCGAATCTGATCGAAGCGCCCGATCTGGTCGGCCAGGTTTTTCGGGAGCAGACCAATTCGGGAGAATCCTCCTCCAGCCAGGACTATCAGGTGCTTCTGTCCAGCAAGCAGTTCAGCGACACCATTCCCGAGGGCAGCATCATTTCCCAGTCGCCCGTCGCGGGCACGAAAATGGCGCGGGGAACGGCGATCGTAGTCGTTGTCAGCGAAGGGGCCGCCGTGCGCACGCTTCCGCCGATCGCCGGAAAAACGCTTGCGGAAGCTTCGGAAGCGGTCACCTCGGCCGGCTTTACGCCCACTAAAACGGAGGAATACAGCTCCGACGTGGAAAAAGGGATGGTCGTCGGCTACAAGGATGTGCGGGAGGGCAGCCAGATGGCCTACGGGTCCCAGGTCGCCATTGTCGTCAGCAAAGGGCCTGCGCCGGACGGCGCTTCCGGCACTGCTTCCGATTCGGCTCCCTGA
- a CDS encoding YebC/PmpR family DNA-binding transcriptional regulator, with product MSGHSKWNNIKRKKEKTDGAKAKVFTKIGRELAVAVKEGGGPDPNANSKLKDCIAKAKANNVPNDNIERIIKKAAGDGDDTKYETITYEGYGPNGIAVIVETLTDNRNRTAGDVRHYFDKFGGNLGTTGCVSFMFAQKGLIVVEREGLEEDKVMEDSLEAGASDFQADEDVFEIYTEPEDFSGVRDDLEKKGYEFVSAEVEMVPNTYTTLTDEESVTKMQRLLDALEDNDDVQNVWHNWDNPDMDD from the coding sequence ATGTCTGGCCATTCAAAGTGGAATAACATCAAACGTAAAAAAGAAAAGACAGACGGTGCCAAGGCGAAAGTATTTACAAAAATCGGCCGCGAGCTTGCCGTAGCGGTAAAAGAGGGCGGCGGCCCGGACCCCAACGCCAACTCGAAATTAAAGGACTGCATTGCCAAGGCGAAGGCCAACAATGTGCCTAATGACAATATTGAACGCATTATCAAAAAAGCTGCCGGAGACGGGGACGATACCAAGTATGAAACCATTACATACGAGGGATACGGCCCGAACGGCATCGCGGTCATTGTGGAAACGCTGACCGACAACCGCAACCGCACCGCCGGCGACGTCCGCCATTATTTCGACAAATTCGGCGGCAACCTCGGTACCACCGGCTGTGTTTCGTTTATGTTCGCCCAAAAGGGACTGATCGTCGTCGAAAGGGAAGGCCTTGAGGAAGACAAGGTCATGGAGGACAGCCTGGAAGCGGGCGCGTCCGATTTTCAGGCGGACGAGGACGTCTTTGAAATCTATACCGAGCCGGAGGACTTCAGCGGCGTGCGCGACGACCTTGAAAAGAAAGGCTATGAGTTTGTTTCCGCGGAAGTGGAGATGGTGCCGAACACCTATACCACGCTGACCGACGAAGAATCCGTTACCAAAATGCAGCGTCTGCTCGATGCCCTTGAGGACAACGACGACGTGCAAAATGTTTGGCACAACTGGGATAATCCGGATATGGACGACTAA
- a CDS encoding flavodoxin family protein has product MHADAVRENSEGRKLVLVFFGSPNRDGTTAKLLNEFLKPLEGNTRIETVSAYERNIAPCIACNACVGEERCSQPDFDDIDALIRAADVIVVATPVYNLGLPAPLKAIVDRTQRYFAARFSLGIRDPIEKHKLAAVLVTCGSKDCEGAEIIARQLKLAFSAVNTSLAGMAVWPGTDFDEGRETFEKARNSARELALAIECEL; this is encoded by the coding sequence TTGCATGCGGATGCTGTGCGGGAAAATTCAGAGGGGCGGAAGCTGGTGCTCGTCTTTTTCGGTTCCCCCAACAGGGACGGGACTACCGCGAAGCTTCTGAACGAATTTCTGAAGCCGCTGGAAGGGAATACGCGGATCGAGACCGTAAGCGCCTATGAGCGGAACATTGCGCCCTGTATCGCCTGCAACGCCTGCGTCGGGGAAGAAAGATGCTCGCAGCCGGACTTTGACGACATTGACGCGCTGATCCGCGCCGCGGACGTGATCGTCGTCGCCACGCCGGTTTACAACCTCGGCCTGCCCGCGCCGCTCAAGGCGATTGTCGACCGTACGCAGCGGTATTTCGCGGCCCGGTTTTCCCTCGGCATCAGGGATCCGATTGAAAAGCATAAGCTGGCCGCGGTGCTGGTTACCTGCGGCTCCAAGGACTGCGAGGGAGCGGAAATCATTGCCCGCCAGCTGAAGCTGGCGTTTTCCGCCGTCAATACCTCGCTCGCGGGCATGGCCGTCTGGCCGGGAACGGATTTTGACGAAGGCCGCGAAACGTTTGAAAAAGCGCGGAATTCCGCCCGGGAGCTGGCGCTTGCTATAGAGTGTGAATTGTGA
- a CDS encoding acyl-CoA dehydratase activase-related protein → MKIGLDVGSTTIKCVVLDDGNQILYQSYERHFSQITQKMSELLTRIDHELLKGAKARLTVSGSAGMGISQSCKLPFIQEVYATRVAIGKLIPDADVIIELGGEDAKMLFLSGGMEVRMNGSCAGGTGAFIDQMATLLNISLDEMDRLAEQYEKIYTIASRCGVFAKSDVQPLLNQGARKSDISASIFAAVANQTIAGLAQGRKIAGKVIYLGGPLTFLPQLRASFDQALKTQGVCPENSLYYVALGAALSSDTEIDLETALESIAAYGKTANFLSIPPLFETQADYDAFTRRHAECKAPRGSAETYTGDAYLGIDAGSTTVKAVLLGKDGEVLDSIYRGNSGNPVPIIREYLLSLSDRFPKIRIAAGAVTGYGEELLKNAFNIDFGIVETVAHFTAAKCFLPDVDFVIDIGGQDMKCFKIRNGAIDNIFLNEACSSGCGSFLQTFANTLGYEIEDFAKLGLFAKHPVDLGSRCTVFMNSQVKQAQKDGATTEDISAGLSVSVVKNAIYKVIRAASAEELGRNIVVQGGTFLNDAVLRVFENELGVNVSRPDISGLMGAYGAGIYARAHSKGQSTIIGREELENFQHDVRVTSCGLCNNHCRLTINVFGGTRRFIGGNRCEKPVTKRTSGDELNMYAYKLGLLRSYRPVPGRRGKIGIPMGLNLYELLPFWHTFFTRLGFEVTLSPLSSRELYIEGQSTIPSDTVCFPAKLMHGHVQALIDEGVKNIFYPCMSYNFDEGLGDNHYNCPVVAYYPEVISANMSMPEGFRLIHDYVGIHRKRDFPKKMHGILSGYFDDISLSKVKEAAKEAYREYDGYFAKVHEKGDRIIAEARKQHKPIIVLSGRPYHLDPEINHGIDKLIVSLGAAVISEDVLSNKVTRFHTTVLNQWTYHARLYAAAEYIGDKPDMNLVQLVSFGCGVDAITTDEVRSILEANDKIYTQIKIDEITNLGAVKIRLRSLFAALEK, encoded by the coding sequence ATGAAAATCGGCTTAGATGTCGGCTCCACCACGATCAAATGCGTGGTGCTTGACGACGGCAATCAAATCCTGTATCAATCTTATGAGAGGCATTTTTCCCAGATTACGCAAAAAATGTCGGAGCTTCTCACAAGAATCGATCACGAACTCCTCAAAGGCGCGAAGGCCCGGCTTACGGTTTCCGGTTCCGCCGGAATGGGGATTTCACAGTCCTGCAAGCTGCCGTTTATTCAGGAGGTTTACGCCACCCGCGTGGCGATCGGAAAGCTGATTCCCGACGCGGACGTCATTATCGAGCTCGGCGGAGAAGACGCGAAAATGCTGTTTTTATCCGGCGGCATGGAGGTCCGCATGAACGGCTCCTGTGCCGGAGGAACCGGCGCCTTTATTGACCAGATGGCGACTCTGTTGAATATCTCGCTGGACGAAATGGACCGGCTGGCGGAGCAGTACGAGAAAATATACACCATTGCCTCGCGCTGCGGCGTGTTCGCAAAGTCGGACGTGCAGCCCCTGCTGAACCAGGGCGCGCGCAAAAGCGACATTTCGGCGAGCATCTTCGCCGCCGTGGCGAACCAGACGATCGCGGGGCTGGCACAGGGCCGGAAAATCGCCGGAAAAGTGATTTATCTGGGCGGGCCGCTCACCTTTTTGCCGCAGCTGCGCGCAAGCTTTGACCAGGCGCTGAAAACGCAGGGCGTATGCCCCGAAAATTCCCTTTATTATGTAGCGCTGGGGGCGGCGCTGAGCAGCGACACCGAAATCGACCTGGAAACCGCTCTCGAAAGCATCGCCGCCTACGGCAAGACGGCGAACTTTCTTTCCATTCCCCCGCTGTTTGAAACACAGGCGGATTACGACGCCTTTACTCGCCGCCACGCCGAATGCAAAGCGCCGCGCGGCAGCGCGGAAACCTACACGGGCGACGCGTACCTCGGGATCGACGCGGGTTCCACCACGGTAAAGGCCGTTTTGCTCGGCAAAGACGGCGAGGTGCTGGATTCCATATACCGCGGCAATTCGGGCAACCCGGTGCCGATTATCCGGGAATACCTGCTCAGCCTTTCCGACCGTTTCCCGAAAATCCGGATCGCCGCGGGCGCCGTGACGGGCTACGGCGAGGAGCTTCTGAAAAACGCCTTCAATATTGACTTCGGCATCGTGGAAACGGTGGCGCACTTTACGGCTGCCAAATGTTTTCTGCCCGACGTCGATTTTGTCATCGACATCGGCGGACAGGATATGAAATGCTTTAAAATCCGCAACGGAGCAATCGACAACATCTTTCTGAACGAAGCCTGCTCCTCCGGCTGCGGTTCTTTTTTACAGACCTTCGCCAACACGCTCGGCTATGAAATAGAGGATTTCGCGAAGCTGGGCCTGTTTGCGAAGCACCCGGTGGATCTGGGTTCCCGCTGCACCGTATTCATGAATTCGCAGGTCAAGCAGGCGCAGAAGGACGGCGCGACCACCGAGGATATTTCCGCCGGCCTTTCCGTCAGCGTGGTGAAAAACGCGATCTACAAGGTCATCCGCGCGGCTTCGGCCGAAGAGCTGGGCCGCAACATCGTCGTACAGGGCGGCACCTTTCTGAACGACGCGGTGCTGCGCGTGTTTGAAAATGAGCTGGGCGTCAACGTTTCCCGTCCGGATATTTCCGGCCTGATGGGCGCTTACGGCGCGGGGATCTACGCCAGAGCCCATTCAAAGGGGCAGAGTACGATCATCGGCAGGGAGGAGCTGGAAAACTTCCAGCACGACGTCAGGGTCACCTCCTGCGGGCTGTGCAACAACCACTGCCGGCTGACCATCAACGTTTTCGGCGGCACCCGGCGCTTTATCGGCGGAAACCGCTGCGAAAAGCCGGTGACGAAGCGCACGTCGGGGGACGAGCTCAACATGTACGCCTATAAGCTCGGCCTGCTGCGCTCCTACCGGCCCGTACCGGGCAGAAGGGGCAAAATCGGCATTCCGATGGGGCTGAATCTCTATGAGCTGCTCCCCTTCTGGCATACCTTCTTTACCAGGCTCGGCTTTGAGGTAACGCTCTCTCCCCTTTCCAGCAGGGAGCTTTACATCGAGGGCCAGAGCACCATTCCTTCCGACACGGTCTGCTTCCCCGCAAAGCTGATGCACGGACATGTGCAGGCTTTGATCGACGAGGGCGTTAAAAATATTTTTTACCCCTGCATGTCGTATAATTTCGACGAGGGTCTGGGTGACAACCACTACAACTGTCCCGTCGTCGCCTATTATCCGGAAGTCATTTCCGCAAACATGAGCATGCCGGAAGGCTTCCGCCTGATCCACGACTATGTGGGAATCCACAGAAAGCGCGATTTCCCGAAAAAAATGCACGGAATTCTTTCCGGGTATTTTGACGATATCTCCCTTTCCAAGGTGAAAGAAGCGGCAAAAGAAGCGTACCGCGAATACGACGGGTATTTCGCGAAGGTACACGAAAAGGGCGACCGGATCATTGCCGAAGCGCGGAAGCAGCACAAGCCGATCATCGTCCTGAGCGGAAGACCCTACCATCTTGACCCGGAAATCAACCACGGCATCGACAAGCTGATCGTCAGCCTGGGCGCGGCGGTCATCTCGGAAGATGTTCTGAGTAATAAGGTAACACGCTTCCACACCACGGTTCTGAACCAGTGGACCTATCACGCAAGGCTGTACGCGGCCGCCGAATACATCGGCGACAAGCCCGACATGAACCTTGTCCAGCTCGTTTCGTTCGGCTGCGGCGTAGACGCCATTACCACCGACGAGGTACGCAGCATTCTGGAAGCGAACGACAAAATTTACACACAGATCAAGATCGATGAAATTACGAATCTCGGCGCGGTAAAGATCAGGCTGCGCAGCCTCTTTGCCGCTCTGGAGAAATGA
- a CDS encoding 2-hydroxyglutaryl-CoA dehydratase has product MAELKFSKDGRLLFTKEMKKEYTILCPMMAPIHFQLIVNVLNNCGYHVELLTNDGPNVVQEGLKYVHNDTCYPALLVIGQFIDALHSGKYDLDRTALIITQTGGGCRASNYIHLLRKALKKAGLERVPVVSLNMSGLESNPGFTLTLPMLRKFIAGLVYGDALMLLDNQTKAYESVPGESGRTVRKWTEALTEQFNHGQGLSLKQLKENLHKIVRDFAQIEIDRRPKIKVGIVGEIYVKYSALGNNHLEDFLAEQDCEVNVPGILNFGLFKVDNRLEDIKLYGGSRAKYVVVKALMDYLLKMQDILIRAVKTEPRFLAPEPYAHTKSLVKNVIGYGNKMGEGWLLTAEMLELVEQGYENIVCTQPFGCLPNHICGKGMIHRIKAVDERSNIVPIDYDPSATRVNQENRIKLMLAVAREKLAAQTEEETEKKS; this is encoded by the coding sequence TTGGCGGAACTGAAATTCAGCAAGGACGGGCGCTTGCTTTTTACAAAGGAAATGAAAAAGGAATATACCATCCTCTGCCCCATGATGGCGCCGATCCATTTTCAGCTGATCGTAAACGTGCTGAACAACTGCGGATACCATGTGGAGCTTTTGACGAACGACGGCCCGAACGTCGTGCAGGAGGGCCTGAAATATGTCCATAACGATACCTGTTACCCCGCTTTGCTGGTCATCGGCCAGTTTATCGACGCGCTTCATTCGGGGAAATACGACCTGGACCGCACCGCGCTGATTATTACCCAGACGGGCGGCGGCTGCCGCGCGTCCAACTATATCCACCTTCTGCGCAAGGCGCTGAAAAAGGCCGGGCTGGAACGGGTTCCGGTTGTTTCGCTCAATATGTCCGGGCTGGAAAGCAACCCCGGATTTACGCTGACCCTGCCGATGCTGCGGAAATTTATCGCGGGGCTTGTCTACGGCGACGCGCTGATGCTGCTGGACAACCAGACGAAGGCATACGAGTCGGTCCCCGGCGAGAGCGGCCGGACGGTCAGAAAATGGACGGAGGCCCTGACGGAGCAGTTCAATCACGGGCAGGGCCTGTCGCTGAAACAGCTGAAAGAAAACCTCCATAAAATCGTCCGCGATTTCGCGCAGATCGAAATCGACCGCAGGCCGAAAATCAAGGTCGGCATCGTCGGGGAAATCTATGTGAAATACTCCGCGCTGGGCAACAACCATCTGGAGGATTTTCTCGCGGAGCAGGACTGTGAGGTAAACGTGCCGGGCATCCTGAATTTCGGCCTTTTCAAGGTCGACAACCGGCTGGAGGATATCAAGCTTTACGGCGGGAGCAGGGCAAAGTACGTGGTCGTCAAGGCGTTGATGGACTATCTGCTGAAAATGCAGGACATCCTGATCCGCGCGGTGAAAACCGAACCCCGCTTTCTGGCGCCGGAGCCCTACGCCCACACGAAAAGCCTGGTGAAGAACGTCATCGGCTACGGCAACAAGATGGGCGAAGGCTGGCTTCTGACCGCGGAAATGCTGGAGCTGGTCGAGCAGGGCTATGAGAATATCGTGTGCACACAGCCGTTCGGCTGCCTGCCGAACCATATCTGCGGCAAAGGCATGATCCACCGGATCAAAGCGGTGGACGAACGGTCCAATATTGTCCCCATCGACTACGACCCGAGCGCGACGCGCGTCAATCAGGAAAACAGAATCAAGCTGATGCTGGCCGTCGCCAGGGAGAAGCTGGCCGCACAAACGGAGGAAGAGACGGAGAAAAAATCATGA
- the mscL gene encoding large-conductance mechanosensitive channel protein MscL — protein MKKLVSEFKEFAMRGNVMDMAVGVVIGAAFGKIVSSLVADIITPVLSLVTGRINLTALAVTVPAALKGTEPIMIRYGNFLQTVLDFIAVAFSIFLVIKASNRLKRKKEEAPPAAPEISREEALLTEIRDLLKKEN, from the coding sequence ATGAAAAAATTAGTCAGTGAATTTAAAGAATTTGCCATGCGCGGGAACGTCATGGATATGGCGGTCGGCGTTGTCATAGGCGCCGCGTTCGGAAAAATCGTGTCCTCGCTGGTTGCCGACATCATTACGCCCGTGCTTTCTCTGGTTACCGGCAGAATCAACCTGACGGCTTTGGCGGTGACCGTCCCCGCGGCGCTGAAAGGCACCGAACCGATCATGATTCGTTACGGAAATTTCCTGCAGACGGTACTGGATTTCATCGCTGTCGCTTTTTCCATTTTCCTGGTCATCAAGGCGTCCAACCGTCTGAAGCGGAAAAAGGAAGAGGCCCCGCCCGCCGCCCCGGAAATCAGCCGCGAAGAAGCTTTGCTGACGGAAATCCGCGACCTGCTGAAAAAGGAAAACTGA
- a CDS encoding MBL fold metallo-hydrolase RNA specificity domain-containing protein, with translation MQLIFYGADKEVTGSCHCLLVNGKKILIDCGLQQGADEDDNHRLPFYASQIDYVIVTHAHIDHSGRLPLLVKNGYDGKMYATGATCKLLSIMLRDSAHIQEMDAINENRKGRRAGREPEEPIYTVEDAQETLNRLVPFSYGEMVELCEGVRFRFTDAGHLLGSAAVEMWLTEHGETKKIVFSGDIGNKNQPIIRDPQYIREADYVVMESTYGDRDHEKMDDYVPKLAEVFDKTLSAGGNVVIPSFAVGRTQELLYYIREMKERGLVKNNPDFPVYVDSPLAAEATKIYGGNLDGYADDAAVKVIRAGFEPIHFSNLNICASVEESKALNMDNVPKVIISSSGMCEAGRIRHHLKHNLWRPECAVVFVGYQANGTLGRMLVDGIDQVKLFGEEITVQAHIYNFRALSAHADRSGLIQWIRAFDPKPKRVFVVHGELQVSEMFGDTLRQLGYNAIVPNFEASFDLAENSVLEEGVAPELRSPRREDRGKKFSAPFARLMEAGKRLIQVIQRNEGGANKDLAKFADQINALSEKWNR, from the coding sequence ATGCAACTGATATTTTACGGTGCGGACAAAGAAGTCACCGGAAGCTGCCATTGCTTACTTGTAAACGGAAAAAAGATTTTGATCGACTGCGGCCTGCAGCAGGGCGCCGATGAGGACGACAACCACAGGCTGCCTTTTTATGCGTCCCAGATCGATTATGTTATCGTAACGCACGCGCATATTGACCACAGCGGACGGCTGCCGCTTCTGGTCAAGAACGGCTACGACGGGAAAATGTACGCGACCGGGGCGACCTGCAAGCTGCTTTCCATCATGCTGCGCGACAGCGCCCATATACAGGAGATGGACGCGATCAACGAGAACCGGAAGGGAAGGCGCGCCGGGCGCGAACCGGAGGAGCCGATTTACACCGTGGAGGACGCGCAGGAAACGCTGAACCGGCTGGTCCCGTTTTCCTACGGGGAAATGGTGGAGCTTTGCGAAGGGGTCCGTTTCCGCTTTACGGACGCCGGTCACCTGCTCGGCTCCGCGGCGGTGGAGATGTGGCTGACGGAGCACGGCGAGACGAAAAAAATCGTCTTTTCCGGGGACATCGGCAACAAAAATCAGCCGATCATCCGCGATCCGCAGTATATCCGGGAAGCGGATTATGTGGTGATGGAATCGACCTACGGCGACCGCGATCATGAAAAGATGGACGACTATGTCCCGAAGCTCGCCGAGGTTTTCGATAAAACCCTTTCCGCCGGGGGCAACGTGGTCATCCCCAGCTTTGCGGTCGGCCGTACGCAGGAGCTGCTTTACTATATCCGTGAGATGAAGGAACGCGGCCTTGTCAAAAACAACCCGGATTTCCCGGTTTATGTGGACAGCCCGCTTGCGGCGGAAGCAACCAAAATCTACGGCGGCAATCTGGACGGTTACGCCGACGATGCCGCCGTCAAGGTCATCAGGGCCGGATTTGAGCCGATTCATTTTTCCAACCTGAATATCTGCGCCAGCGTGGAGGAATCCAAAGCGCTGAATATGGATAACGTACCCAAGGTCATCATTTCCTCCAGCGGGATGTGCGAAGCCGGACGAATCCGCCACCACCTCAAGCATAATCTGTGGCGGCCGGAATGCGCGGTCGTGTTTGTGGGCTATCAGGCCAACGGCACCCTCGGCAGAATGCTGGTCGACGGGATCGATCAGGTGAAGCTTTTCGGCGAGGAAATCACGGTACAGGCGCATATTTACAATTTCCGTGCGCTTTCCGCGCACGCGGACCGGTCGGGCCTGATCCAGTGGATCCGGGCGTTTGACCCCAAGCCGAAGCGCGTGTTTGTGGTACACGGAGAACTGCAGGTCAGCGAGATGTTCGGCGACACCCTGCGGCAGCTGGGGTACAACGCGATTGTCCCCAATTTTGAAGCCTCCTTTGACCTGGCGGAAAACAGCGTTCTGGAAGAGGGCGTCGCGCCGGAGCTGCGCAGCCCGCGCAGGGAGGACAGGGGAAAGAAATTCTCCGCTCCGTTTGCCCGCCTGATGGAGGCCGGAAAACGGCTGATACAGGTGATACAGCGAAACGAGGGCGGCGCGAACAAGGATCTTGCCAAATTTGCCGACCAGATCAACGCGCTGAGCGAGAAATGGAACCGGTAA